In Cololabis saira isolate AMF1-May2022 chromosome 4, fColSai1.1, whole genome shotgun sequence, one DNA window encodes the following:
- the LOC133442207 gene encoding uncharacterized protein LOC133442207, whose protein sequence is YMQPLGSIIQNHGIHFHCYADDTQLYLSMKPDETEPLVKLQACLRDIKDWMSRNFLLLNSDKTEVIILGPEHLRKGLDGVAMASSATVRNLGVVFDQDLSFKPYVNQVCKIAFFHLRNIAKIRKILSQRDAEKLVHAFVSSRLDYCNVLLAGCPSNLLNRLQLIQNAAARVLTGISRRDHVSPVLASLHWLPVKFRIQFKILLLAYKAQNGLAPQYLQDLIVPYVPGRALRSQGAGLLVVPRVSKCRFGGRAFCYQAPLLWNQLPIWVKEADTTSTFKTKLKTFLFSKAYS, encoded by the coding sequence tacatgcagccgttgggaagtataatccagaatcacggcatacactttcattgttatgctgatgatacgcagctctatttgtctatgaagccggatgaaacagaaccgttagttaaacttcaggcatgtcttagggacatcaaggactggatgtccagaaatttcttgcttctaaattcagataaaacagaggttatcattcttggtccagagcatcttaggaagggattagatggtgttgcgatggcttccagtgcaactgtgagaaaccttggtgttgttttcgatcaggatttgtcgtttaaaccatatgttaatcaggtttgtaaaatagcgtttttccatctccgtaatattgcaaaaattaggaaaatcctctcgcagagggatgcagagaaactagttcatgcgtttgtatcttctagactggattactgtaatgtgttgttagcaggatgtccaagtaatttgctgaataggctccagctgatccaaaatgcagcagcacgagtactgacaggaattagcaggagagaccacgtctctccagtgttagcgtcgctccattggctacctgtaaaattcagaattcaatttaaaattttattacttgcatataaagcccaaaacggcttagctccgcagtatttacaagatttgatagtgccttatgttcctggccgagctctccgctcccagggtgcaggtttactcgtagttcctagagtatctaaatgtagatttggagggcgggcgttctgctatcaggcaccattactttggaaccaacttccaatctgggttaaggaggctgacaccacctccacctttaaaactaaacttaaaacctttctgtttagtaaagcttatagttag